In Musa acuminata AAA Group cultivar baxijiao chromosome BXJ3-9, Cavendish_Baxijiao_AAA, whole genome shotgun sequence, a single genomic region encodes these proteins:
- the LOC135649466 gene encoding flavone O-methyltransferase 1-like isoform X1, with amino-acid sequence MASTDNIQQLTLEEEEEAGARALQLVSSCVLPFTLKAAIELRLLDIIVEAGPEASLSPVEIAARLPTKNPQAATTVDRILRLLAANRVVSCSTVHTGTDGHPSRRYGAAPICKYLTKNEGGVSLADMALVHQDKVFVDAWYYLKDSVLEGVVPLNSAYGMPVFDYIGTDPRFNKVFNAGMRGHSSVIVNNLLRVYGGFDDVEVLVDVGGNDGATLQMITSRHRHIKGINYDLPHVISGAKPLPGVKHVHGNMFETVPSGDAVFLKWILHDWSDEHCMKILKNCWKALPQHGKIIVVEHVLPAVPEPTANAQAVFQLDLAMLVYCVGGKERTEKEFKALATEAGFPGFKASHVFAETWVMEFIK; translated from the exons ATGGCATCCACCGATAACATTCAGCAGCTGAcgctcgaggaggaggaggaggcaggcgCGCGCGCCTTGCAGTTGGTGAGCAGCTGCGTCCTTCCCTTCACCCTTAAAGCCGCGATCGAGCTCCGGCTCCTCGACATCATCGTGGAGGCCGGCCCGGAGGCCTCGTTGAGTCCGGTTGAGATCGCCGCCCGGCTGCCGACCAAGAACCCGCAGGCGGCCACCACGGTGGACCGAATACTCCGCTTGCTCGCGGCTAACAGAGTGGTCAGCTGCAGCACCGTCCACACAGGGACGGATGGCCACCCTTCGAGGAGGTACGGCGCGGCTCCCATCTGCAAGTACCTGACAAAGAACGAAGGCGGTGTGTCACTGGCTGATATGGCATTGGTGCATCAGGATAAGGTCTTCGTGGATGCATG GTACTATCTAAAAGATTCCGTGTTGGAGGGAGTCGTCCCTCTGAACTCCGCCTACGGGATGCCGGTGTTCGATTACATAGGCACAGATCCACGGTTCAACAAGGTGTTCAACGCTGGCATGAGGGGCCACTCCAGCGTCATCGTCAACAATCTGCTCCGCGTCTACGGTGGTTTCGATGACGTGGAGGTGCTCGTAGATGTCGGTGGCAACGACGGTGCCACCCTCCAGATGATTACCTCTAGGCACAGACACATCAAGGGCATCAACTACGACTTGCCCCATGTCATCTCCGGTGCCAAGCCCCTGCCAG GTGTTAAACACGTCCACGGAAACATGTTCGAAACTGTTCCGAGCGGAGACGCCGTGTTCTTGAAG TGGATTCTTCATGACTGGAGCGACGAACACTgtatgaaaatattgaaaaactGTTGGAAAGCGTTGCCACAACATGGAAAGATAATTGTGGTGGAACATGTGCTTCCAGCAGTCCCAGAGCCGACTGCAAATGCTCAAGCTGTCTTTCAATTGGATCTTGCCATGCTGGTTTACTGCGTTGGTGGGAAAGAGAGGACTGAGAAGGAGTTCAAGGCCTTGGCAACGGAAGCCGGGTTCCCAGGGTTCAAAGCTTCTCATGTGTTTGCGGAGACTTGGGTCATGGAATTCATCAAGTAG
- the LOC135649466 gene encoding caffeic acid 3-O-methyltransferase-like isoform X2, translating into MASTDNIQQLTLEEEEEAGARALQLVSSCVLPFTLKAAIELRLLDIIVEAGPEASLSPVEIAARLPTKNPQAATTVDRILRLLAANRVVSCSTVHTGTDGHPSRRYGAAPICKYLTKNEGGVSLADMALVHQDKVFVDAWYYLKDSVLEGVVPLNSAYGMPVFDYIGTDPRFNKVFNAGMRGHSSVIVNNLLRVYGGFDDVEVLVDVGGNDGATLQMITSRHRHIKGINYDLPHVISGAKPLPGVKHVHGNMFETVPSGDAVFLKSQSRLQMLKLSFNWILPCWFTALVGKRGLRRSSRPWQRKPGSQGSKLLMCLRRLGSWNSSSR; encoded by the exons ATGGCATCCACCGATAACATTCAGCAGCTGAcgctcgaggaggaggaggaggcaggcgCGCGCGCCTTGCAGTTGGTGAGCAGCTGCGTCCTTCCCTTCACCCTTAAAGCCGCGATCGAGCTCCGGCTCCTCGACATCATCGTGGAGGCCGGCCCGGAGGCCTCGTTGAGTCCGGTTGAGATCGCCGCCCGGCTGCCGACCAAGAACCCGCAGGCGGCCACCACGGTGGACCGAATACTCCGCTTGCTCGCGGCTAACAGAGTGGTCAGCTGCAGCACCGTCCACACAGGGACGGATGGCCACCCTTCGAGGAGGTACGGCGCGGCTCCCATCTGCAAGTACCTGACAAAGAACGAAGGCGGTGTGTCACTGGCTGATATGGCATTGGTGCATCAGGATAAGGTCTTCGTGGATGCATG GTACTATCTAAAAGATTCCGTGTTGGAGGGAGTCGTCCCTCTGAACTCCGCCTACGGGATGCCGGTGTTCGATTACATAGGCACAGATCCACGGTTCAACAAGGTGTTCAACGCTGGCATGAGGGGCCACTCCAGCGTCATCGTCAACAATCTGCTCCGCGTCTACGGTGGTTTCGATGACGTGGAGGTGCTCGTAGATGTCGGTGGCAACGACGGTGCCACCCTCCAGATGATTACCTCTAGGCACAGACACATCAAGGGCATCAACTACGACTTGCCCCATGTCATCTCCGGTGCCAAGCCCCTGCCAG GTGTTAAACACGTCCACGGAAACATGTTCGAAACTGTTCCGAGCGGAGACGCCGTGTTCTTGAAG TCCCAGAGCCGACTGCAAATGCTCAAGCTGTCTTTCAATTGGATCTTGCCATGCTGGTTTACTGCGTTGGTGGGAAAGAGAGGACTGAGAAGGAGTTCAAGGCCTTGGCAACGGAAGCCGGGTTCCCAGGGTTCAAAGCTTCTCATGTGTTTGCGGAGACTTGGGTCATGGAATTCATCAAGTAGATGA